A section of the Oncorhynchus nerka isolate Pitt River linkage group LG3, Oner_Uvic_2.0, whole genome shotgun sequence genome encodes:
- the LOC115114156 gene encoding collagen, type I, alpha 1b-like, giving the protein MGAPRIKVSVISRLLVLLLCIPPSHAQDEYSGYHSGDEHTYEGSLVDNYEHSGYPQPEEYPPEHTHSYEEQQPSSGYDPYVPAPTSVSMITEDSYPYTTTTQVPYEQEPYYEESLQAPGGGEASLGEEGPTDCNCEPGEPGFAGFAGPKGARGLQGKDGFPGAQGREGYKGYKGVLGRGGDTGPEGDSGPDGEDGASGFSGAQGLPGLPGDPGETGVLGLKGDIGMEGPRGGVGVTGETGPVGEAGPGGPDGTGGIKGSTGAEGKQGPEGTDGEKGQIGAPGFSGDHGEMGYNGYPGEPGGRGETGHKGDQGPGGMPGSDGEPGEDGPLGVPGVIGFPGEFGQKGARGDRGVRGPLGRVGAGGPQGERGDAGVPGKPGPKGLQAQPGAKGETGPDGDKGGVGITGVKGGKGDKGSFGAHGDKGKQGERGTIGPDGIVGRNGPPGIPGSRGEPGPGGDLGVKGGSGPKGVPGAPGPGLTDEQVLQLCTGVVTAQISQYAASIRAKCSQGCPINNRTLIGPPGTRGPTGESGKPGKVGKAGVKGGRGIQGDTGVDGQKGAEGERGTKGPKGKGGEPGKGLPGHDGHQGLRGMPGHPAEPNNGMAGPRGPRGFTGALGQPGMAGNAGVPGFCEARDCSIHAPVMRKEQGLVKGPRDLSPKI; this is encoded by the exons GTGTCCGTTATCTCGCGGCTACTCGTGCTCCTATTGTGCATCCCCCCCTCCCACGCGCAGGACGAGTACTCTGGTTACCACTCAG GTGATGAACACACCTATGAGGGCTCCTTGGTCGACAACTATGAGCATTCAGGATACCCACAACCAG AGGAATACCCACCGGAGCACACTCACAGCTATGAGGAGCAGCAACCCTCATCTGGATATGACCCCTATGTACCAGCCCCCACCAGCGTGAGCATGATCACAGAGGACTCctacccctacaccaccaccacacag GTGCCATACGAGCAGGAGCCCTACTACGAAGAGTCGCTCCAGGCCCCTGGTGGTGGGGAGGCTTCTCTGGGGGAGGAGGGGCCAACAGACTGTAACTGTGAGCCAGGAGAGCCAGGGTTCGCTGGGTTTGCAGGGCCCAAG gGAGCCAGAGGACTGCAAGGTAAAGATGGCTTCCCTGGGGCTCAAGGACGCGAG gGGTACAAAGGATACAAAGGAGttctaggaagaggaggagacacaggGCCTGAG GGTGACTCCGGGCCTGATGGGGAGGATGGTGCCTCTGGTTTCTCTGGAGCCCAG GGCTTGCCTGGTCTTCCTGGCGATCCAGGTGAGACTGGGGTGCTAGGTCTGAAG GGTGACATCGGTATGGAGGGGCCACGCGGAGGAGTCGGGGTAACGGGTGAGACT GGTCCAGTTGGTGAGGCAGGGCCTGGTGGGCCTGATGGAACTGGAGGTATCAAG GGATCAACTGGAGCAGAAGGGAAACAGGGTCCTGAGGGAACAGACGGGGAAAAG GGTCAGATTGGAGCACCTGGATTCTCAGGAGACCATGGGGAGATGGGCTATAAT GGGTATCCTGGAGAgccaggaggcagaggagagaccgGTCACAAG gGTGACCAAGGCCCAGGGGGCATGCCAGGCAGTGATGGGGAGCCTGGAGAGGAT GGTCCTCTTGGAGTTCCTGGGGTGATCGGCTTTCCTGGAGAGTTTGGACAAAAG GGCGCGAGAGGGGATCGTGGTGTGAGGGGACCTCTTGGGAGAGTAGGAGCTGGG GGGCctcaaggagagaggggagatgcaggAGTTCCAGGGAAACCAGGACCTAAAGGCCTGCAGGCCCAGCCT GGAGCCAAAGGGGAGACAGGTCCCGATGGTGATAAG GGTGGGGTTGGAATAACTGGAGtgaagggagggaaaggagacaaG GGAAGTTTTGGAGCACATGGTGACAAAGGGAAG CAAGGGGAGAGAGGTACCATCGGCCCTGATGGCATTGTTGGACGAAATGGACCCCCCGGTATCCCAGGCTCCAGAGGAGAGCCAGGTCCAGGCGGTGACCTGGGCGTCAAAGGTGGCTCTGGACCTAAAGGAGTGCCAGGTGCCCCT GGCCCTGGGCTGACAGATGAGCAGGTATTGCAGCTGTGTACAGGAGTGGTGACAGCCCAGATCTCCCAGTATGCAGCTTCCATCCGGGCCAAGTGTTCCCAAGGCTGCCCCATCAACAACCGCACACTCATTGGGCCGCCCGGAACCAGGGGACCAACTGGAGAATCAGGCAAACCC ggtaaaGTGGGCAAAGCTGGAGTCAAAGGAGGCAGGGGCATCCAAGGGGACACAGGAGTGGATGGTCAGAAGGGGGCAGAGGGTGAAAGAG GAACAAAAGGTCCGAAAGGAAAGGGGGGTGAGCCTGGTAAAGGTCTGCCAGGACACGATGGGCATCAAGGCCTCAGAG GGATGCCAGGCCACCCAGCAGAGCCAAATAATGGTATGGCAGGTCCCAGAGGGCCCCGTGGTTTCACAGGCGCTTTAGGTCAGCCTGGCATGGCGGGCAACGCAGGAGTGCCCGGCTTCTGTGAGGCACGGGACTGCAGCATTCACGCGCCTGTGATGCGCAAGGAGCAGGGCCTAGTGAAGGGACCCCGTGATCTAAGCCCCAAGATCTAA
- the LOC115103540 gene encoding CD83 antigen-like isoform X1, with product MFFQLVCILAAYLQGGLTQDKPTQEVKSVCGEDSILKCKAIRKPGVQYRAVRWYKLGEKPYNKEAGLLMKRLSPNSTTLLFTGLEREMELLADDSFDIFLPNVTAVDSGRYKCLLAAPVGEQNQEGQVHLRVTGCLESTDQSEEMDTILVLSIVGIVAALLIFTISYVSYYTVSCSSELFVFFKQMKETNILW from the exons ATGTTTTTTCAACTCGTCTGCATTCTAG CTGCCTACTTGCAAGGTGGGCTTACACAGGATAAGCCTACACAAGAGGTGAAGTCAGTTTGTGGAGAGGACTCAATTCTGAAATGTAAAGCAATACGTAAGCCTGGGGTCCAGTACCGGGCGGTGAGGTGGTACAAG CTGGGTGAGAAGCCCTATAATAAGGAGGCTGGTCTATTGATGAAGAGGCTATCACCTAACAGCACCACCCTACTGTTCACAGGTTTGGAGCGTGAAATGGAACTTTTGGCTGACGATTCTTTCGATATCTTCCTGCCCAATGTAACGGCTGTTGATAGTGGGAGGTACAAGTGTCTCCTGGCAGCACCTGTAGGAGAGCAGAACCAGGAGGGGCAGGTTCACCTCAGAGTGACAG GTTGCCTTGAGTCCACAGACCAATCAGAAGAAATGGATACCATTCTAGTTCTTTCCATTGTGGGGATTGTTGCAGCATTGCTGATATTCACCATCAGCTATGTGAGTTACTACACTGTCAGCTGTTCCTCTgagttatttgttttttttaaacagatgAAAGAAACAAACATTTTATGGTGA
- the LOC115103540 gene encoding CD83 antigen-like isoform X2 — protein sequence MFFQLVCILAAYLQGGLTQDKPTQEVKSVCGEDSILKCKAIRKPGVQYRAVRWYKLGEKPYNKEAGLLMKRLSPNSTTLLFTGLEREMELLADDSFDIFLPNVTAVDSGRYKCLLAAPVGEQNQEGQVHLRVTGCLESTDQSEEMDTILVLSIVGIVAALLIFTISYVILRNMLLQRSKKYPQ from the exons ATGTTTTTTCAACTCGTCTGCATTCTAG CTGCCTACTTGCAAGGTGGGCTTACACAGGATAAGCCTACACAAGAGGTGAAGTCAGTTTGTGGAGAGGACTCAATTCTGAAATGTAAAGCAATACGTAAGCCTGGGGTCCAGTACCGGGCGGTGAGGTGGTACAAG CTGGGTGAGAAGCCCTATAATAAGGAGGCTGGTCTATTGATGAAGAGGCTATCACCTAACAGCACCACCCTACTGTTCACAGGTTTGGAGCGTGAAATGGAACTTTTGGCTGACGATTCTTTCGATATCTTCCTGCCCAATGTAACGGCTGTTGATAGTGGGAGGTACAAGTGTCTCCTGGCAGCACCTGTAGGAGAGCAGAACCAGGAGGGGCAGGTTCACCTCAGAGTGACAG GTTGCCTTGAGTCCACAGACCAATCAGAAGAAATGGATACCATTCTAGTTCTTTCCATTGTGGGGATTGTTGCAGCATTGCTGATATTCACCATCAGCTAT GTCATCCTAAGGAATATGTTATTGCAAAGGAGTAAGAAGTATCCACAATAA